AGCTAAGCGTTATATgaatataaaatacatataCCGATGGTTCTTACAGATTTCCACAAAGCATCACATGTCATCGTTCAAGGCAAAGTGGCACAACACTCTTGTTTGAGCTAGTCCGACCCTGAATGTTAAAATGATGTTACCTGGTACCCAATACTACCAGTAGCGATTAACAGAGCAGGAGCAATCCATAAACTAAAAACCTATGTGACCTTTTTTGAGCAGTTGCATTTACTTATGTAATATCTGCACCCAAAATTAAGGCTTTTAGCAAGACATGTTCCTGATGTATTGTTTCTTTCAGAACCTGCCATTCTCTGTGGAAAACAAATGGCGCCTGCTCGCAGGAATGGTGTTGTTCTTCGGAAGCGGCTTTGCCTTCCCCTTCATCGTCGTCAGACACCAGATCCTCAAGAAGTGAAGTGATACGATGTTGCTTCGCTGGAGCCAAGGTCAGTCGATTTACATTCCACATCCGGCCCATTTGACACTTTTCTATTTGGGTGGCGAAATTAAATTCTTGAATGATTGCTTCGATAATTGTCTCTGGCATTATCTTTCACACTATCTTTACCTCAACGGAACCCTTCTGAATGCATTACCTGTGTTTCTGGGCTTGACAGCAGCGATGTCATATGGGTCCATATTGGATGAATGTTAAGATAAGCTGGGCAAATGAGAAAAAAATGCTCTGACAGTTTATTGCATACgttaatgtatatatatctctatcagAACGAACCTGCAGGTCTGAGGCCGTTGTCAcattatgcatttattttctGTCTTCGTAATGCACGTCTTCAGTCCTCATGCAACtggtctttttctttttttttttcagggctACAGATGGTACACGTGTGTCCACCAGAGTTCTATTCGTTTCAAAGAATGGGAGTTCCCTAACTGTCTTTGTAAATAAAGTTATCTGAAATCAATCtgattttgtgtattttctttaGCCTATTAAGCTGGTCAATCACCTCTGGCAAATCATCCCACTTTGAAGTCCTTGAAGATTTTTGGGGGTATTTTCTTCCCCATTATCCTTTAGAGGGGAAATAATGGTTTTACATATATCATAATCtgtttcatgttttattttcaaGGTCAACTCTCTGTCGAATGGTTTAAAGGCGTGCATTAAAACTATGTTCAAAATGTTAATCTGTCTAATTGCCAGTGCAAAGGCCTTGCCTATTACCTGCAGCCCTGGAAATGGGAAAGTGGATAAATGCATGTCGCCGTTAACAATCTAGTCATTCCTTCTAGATGGATATTATATCCCCATTCTGCAGCGCTGTGCTTCGGTTGAACTCGATGCACCACCTATTTCAGTTCAATTAACCCTGTGCTGTTGGCTATAATTATCCAAGGACAAAGACTAAATATGTGGGTGGGTAGTTCCAGCCGCTTGCATTAGAGAAACAATATGCTTCTACGTTGGACATTTTTACATTCATATTATGCTTGTTGGGATTATATTTGGTGTTGGAAGAGGAGTAGACTTTACTGTAAACTGATGTTTGGTTGGCCGATGGCATGAAAGATTATGAATTGTGAGAGATAAACTGACAATAACCCCCGCAAAAGATCTTAACCTGTAGTCTGAAGGCTGGAGATGAAGCTATTAGACATTTAATGGGTTTAATGATTGGGACAAGTATTCCACTGGTGCAGCCTGTTTAATAATCAAATGGTGTTTCTCATGACTCTAGGGTAGGTGAAGAGAGTACACCCTGTCAGTGTATTTTCTACAATGTTGGGATGCAAACCACATATCCCTACATCACAGCCAAATCGGCACAGTGGGTACACTGCAAAACAATGAAGCAGCCAGAAAACGCATCCAATTTCTTTctcaccacttttttttaatctaacaTTTAGTGTGGGTACGGTAGAGGACCCTCAACAAATCATTTCATACTAGTCTTAGAATTTTGATACATAACACTATAATAAAGCTAAACTAAATATCAAAAGGGGCTGACTTTCTGAACTCTCACTGGCAGTTCGGGCAGTATTACTTTAAATTGAGCAAATTATAGACATTGGTGTTCTGGTGTGCTTCAGCACTTGAAAAgcttatatatatgtatgtatatatatatatatatatatatatatataatgtataattacCTTTTGAAAGAGCATAATAAGATAAAGACCCATATCTTTAGAGTAGGCTGCAGATTTAGCCTTGGGTAGAAACCTTATCACATGGGAGAGGCTGGTTGTGGATGTCAAAAAGAACGTCTCTTGCCCAAGCTTTAATTATGAGTTTAGTTGTAGGTTGGAAAATATAGAGTATCCCATTAATAGCAGAATCCTGCAGTGAGAAACAGACTCCACGACGTCATCAGGGCTTCTGacgatatatataaaaagaggAATGTGCATCAGGGGTTGTTTTAAAGTGTCCCCTACATAAGCGTTCACCTTC
Above is a genomic segment from Gadus morhua chromosome 6, gadMor3.0, whole genome shotgun sequence containing:
- the cox7c gene encoding cytochrome c oxidase subunit 7C, mitochondrial → MLGQAVRRFTTSAVRSSHYGEGPGKNLPFSVENKWRLLAGMVLFFGSGFAFPFIVVRHQILKK